The DNA sequence ATACAGAGGATTGGAAACGACGATTATGCGGCTGCATGGAACCCATCTAGAAGAGACTACCCCACAACCATAGCTAGCCGGTAGACTACTGGCAATGGGCAGTCAGTAATTTCCGGGTGCATCCCACTTGTGTAGCCCTCACCCTTGTATCTTGAGGACAGAGAGGGACTTCCAATCCGGCTCCCCCGCGCCCAACCCCCCGTTCGCGGGGGGCCAAGGGGGCAGGAAGAAGGGGCTGGGGGGTGAGGGCTTATTTGCGTAAGTGGGATGCACCTAATTTCCAGACTGACTTAGGTGACACGGAACCGCTCATCACTACAGAGTCGGCTAGGGTCAAATTCTTGCACCCAATGGATAAAGGCTGGGGTGATGGTTGTACTCTCGGTATGGCGCATCAATAAGGCTACATAGCGTGCTGGCTGCTTGACCACGATGGCACTGTAATCAGAGCCATTGACCACTGCATGTTGAAACCCCTCTAGTTGCAGTGATGACATCAATAGCGATCGCAGCCCTAACGCCTGAAAAATCGTCTGTACCCAGTTGATATGACTACTCTCTTCTGTAAGGTAATAGTCTTTTGGCAAGCCATTAAGGTCAAAGGTAGCTGCACCAATCACATCCTGCATGTAATCAAATTCATGGTCATCAACTGCACTAACGTCTGGTGATTTGTTAGGTGGTACAGAACTCATAGACTTAGCTGACCGATCAGTTGATAATTGTGTAGTTGACATTGCTTAGGGAAACACAGTGTATTGGTTTAGATTGGTTTACAGTAATGACTTAACGTGCAACGCCATAGGTCAGAAACACCCAAATTAAGCTTGGACAAATCACAACCTGCGTTCTTGTAGCAATTCTGTAACTTATTCACGTTTGCCCTTAGCATACCCACATCCATAATCGATGCACCAATCAGTAGTAGCACTGGTGGCCCTACAACGAAATTGCATGTTGTAAAACCAGTACAGAACCATAGCTGAGGCTAGGGTTGTGAGTCAACGGTCAAAGTACTCTAATTTGCCAGCAGTTGCCGAGGTATGTTTTAGTTTCTCAAACATCTGCTTGGCTTGATTGAACTTAAGACGAGGGGGCTAGAATCACTAAGCCCTTAGGAATACATTCCACTACGATCGGGGTAGTACCCACGATTTCTCCATCGACTACAACCTTTTGGGGCGGGTCAGTACTAATCTGCAACCGTTTGGCTCGACCATAGACTACATTCTGTTGTTGAGAAGCTGATTTAACCAAAGCGCCACCCAGCATTGTTAACAGCGTGGCGATCGCTTGCAACTTGCCTTCCACCGTGATGATAGTAATATCCAACAGGCCATCGTCAAACACCACATTGCCCGACCCCTGCGCCAAGATCGAGGTAATAGGAGCAGAGTTTGCAATAGTGATAGCATGAGCTTGGCAGAGAAAGCGTTGACCATCAACTTCAATCTCAGCGTCAAACCGTTTATGGTCATCTAAAACCTGGAACCCAGCCATAAAGTAGGCCATGGCTCCCCACTGAGCTTTTAGGTCTCGGCTTGCTCGTTCAACAGCCTCTGCTTCATAGCCAACACCAGTCAATAAAACAAAGGGTTTGCCATTGCAGGTAGCTGCATCGATCGTGCGCCTATGACCCGCCAAGATGACCTGGCAAGCAGCTCGTATCGTCAGCAATCGGGGTAATCCTAGACTTGTCGCAAACGCATTAGCGGTGCCTGTAGGGATAATGCCAAGGGGAATGCCTGTGCCAATAAGTGCACCTGCCACAGCGGA is a window from the Cyanobacteriota bacterium genome containing:
- the mgsA gene encoding methylglyoxal synthase translates to MAATIALIAHDSRKDLIVDFAQQHHPVLSRYRLIATGTTGQRIQEATGLTIERKLSGPLGGDTQIAAEICDGQVCAVIFLVDPLYAQPHEPDIQALLRVCNVHNIPLATNLPTAEAIITYLAKRLVAHLVFNPASGQGDPDEELALIRQLLDPHLDLQIHTTTATDDPRHLAEMAVAANADVVIASGGDGTVSAVAGALIGTGIPLGIIPTGTANAFATSLGLPRLLTIRAACQVILAGHRRTIDAATCNGKPFVLLTGVGYEAEAVERASRDLKAQWGAMAYFMAGFQVLDDHKRFDAEIEVDGQRFLCQAHAITIANSAPITSILAQGSGNVVFDDGLLDITIITVEGKLQAIATLLTMLGGALVKSASQQQNVVYGRAKRLQISTDPPQKVVVDGEIVGTTPIVVECIPKGLVILAPSS